The Archangium primigenium genomic interval TTTCCCGCGCGAGCCCCGCCCGCCGCTTCTCCCGTGTGTGGGTCCGCCGCTTCCGGCATGTAATGGGCGCATGGCTTCCGTGTCGCCCCCCCTCCTTCTTCCCTCCTTCCTGCACGGCACCGAGGGCGAGGTCCGTCGCGCGGCCCACGTGGAAGGCGCGCGGTGTGGCGAGGCTTGGCGGAACGAAGGCGTGATTCGCCTGCCGCATGCGTCACGGTCCTGTCCTCCTGATGCGTGCATCGTGCTGCATCCTGGAGCCCCGCTCTCCCCGGACCGTCCGGCCTGGCGGCTGTATCTGATCGCGGAGGTGCTGGAGGGGTTGTGTGAGGCCCTGGACTGGCGGGACAGCTTCGCGGTGAGCGATGCCTACGAGGCCGCCTGCCGTGAGACGCCCTGGGGCGCCTTGTACGCGGTGGCCGCGCAGGAGGCGCCCAGGAGCGCCGAGCGGACGGCCTCGCGCCTGCGTGCACTGGCCCGGTTCTGGCCCTCCCTGGAGGCGGGACGTTACGGCCTCGAGCGCTCGGAGGACCTGTCCCTGGAGGAGGTCGTGCGCGCGGCGTGTGGCTGGGCGTTGGAGGCGTGGAGCCCTGGGGTCGCGCCGGTCCGCTCCCGTGTGGACTCAGCCGCCGAGCGAATGTCCCGCGCGACCCGCGAGGCGTGTCTGGACATGCTCGCCCGGGAGCTGCCTCACGCGCTCGCGCACCTGAAGGACCCGACGCCGTACCGATCCTGGTCGGACCCCGCCGTGGTGCGCGCGCGGCTCGACGCGCTCGCGCCCGACGCGTTCGATCGCCTGTCGGGCGGGTGCCCGGCGGATCTCCTCGCGTGGCTCCATGCGTGGGGGCGACAGCACGCGCTGTCCTGAGCTTCAGTCCGCGGGCCGCTGCAGTCGCTCCAGGTGCGAGCACAGCAGCTCCACGGTGGCCGCCGTCCAGCGCTCCAGCTCGCGGGGGCTCGGCTTGCGGTCGGTCACCTTCTCGGCGATGGCGCCCAGGGCCAGCAGGAAGAAGTCCGTCAGGAAGGCCACCTCCGTGGGGGCCCGGTGGGGGAGGGCCTCGCCGAAGAACTGTTGGACACGCGCCTGCGCCCGCGCCTGGTGCGCCTGGACCTCGGGGGCGTCCTCGAACAGCGCGCTGGCGTCGCTCAGTGCCCGGCGCAGCGCGGCCTCCTCCTGCTCGGTCCGGAAGAACGCCTGGATGGCGCGCCGCAGCCGCTCCACCGGGGGCCGCGTCAGGTCGAACAAGAGCCCGTCGAGCAGCGTGAACGTCGCCGCCCACTCGTCCCGCTGCAGGCGGAACAGCAAGGCCCCCTTGTTCGGGAAGTACTGGTAGAGCGAGCCCACGCTGATGCCCGCCTCCTCCGCCACCCGGATGGTGGTGAAGCGCAGCGCCCCCTCGCGCCGCAGAACGCGAATAGAGGCCTCGAGGATGTCGGCCACCATCCGCTCCGAGCGCTCCTGCTGGGGCTGCTTCCTCGACGACAGGGCCGGCTTCTTGCGACGTGCCATGGACCGCACGCGATAGCGAATCGAACGCGAGTACACAACGCGAACATTCATTCGTATTTTCTCTCCATGCGCATCGCCATTCTCGGCGCGACCGGACGGACCGGCCGCCAACTCGTTCGTCAGGCCCTGGACCGGGGACACGCCGTCGTCGCGCTCGCGCGGCGGCCCGAGTCCCTCGCGGGGCTCTCCGCCCCCGGGCTCGAGGTCGTCCGCGCGGACGTGTTCGACCCCCCGAGTCTCCAGGCGGCCGTGCGCGGCGCCGACGTACTCGTCAGCGGCCTGGGCCTCACGAAGGGGGACGCGCGCGGCACGTTGGAGGCGGGCGCCCGGGCGGTGCGGGACGCGGGCGCGCGGCGGGTGGTGTGGCTGGGCGCGCTCGGCACGGGGGACTCGCGCCAGGCGGGCGGCCCCCTCGTCTCGGCCCTGCTGCCGCTCGTGCTGGGCGCGGAGCTTCCCGACAAGGTGCGCGCGGATGACCTCGTGCGCGCCGCCGGAGCATCCGTCATCCACGCGGGCCCCCTGGGCAATGGCCCGGCGCGCGGCGGAGGGCGGCTCGTGCCGGTGGCGGGGCTGCGCGCGCGCCTGCTCCCGCCGGGGATTTCCCGCGCGGACCTGGCGGCGCTGATGTTGGACGAAGCCGAGAGCCCGAGGTTCCCGGGCGCCACCGCCGTGGCGCTGCGGACCCCATGAGGAAGGACACGGAGGACACCATGTCGGACACCCTGTCGAATCAGGAACTGCTCACGTCGATGACCCAGGCCGCCCACGCGTTGGGCGACACCCTTCGCACCCAACCCCGGCCCCGCGGCTTCCGGACGCGGCGGGAGTTGCTCGCGGCCTTCCAGGCCATGGACGGGCCCCAGCAGCGGTGGCTGCGCGACCGCTTGAGCGCGCTCCAGCCCGAGGCCGTCTGGGCGGACGAGATGGACGGCGAGTTGCCGCGCACGGGGTATGTCTGGTTGAGCGACCCCATGGATGGCGCGGTGCAGTTCATGCACGGCCACACGCACTGGTGCGTGAACCTCACGCTCGCCAAGGACCTGGAGCCGCTCGCCACGGTGCTCTACCACCCGGCCCTGAACGAGACCTACGCGGCGCTGCGCGGCCACGGCGCCACGCTCAATGGCCAACCCCTCGCGCCCTCGGACAAGACCGAACTGTCGGCCGCGTATGTCATCACCAGCCAGTCCGCGCACGTCGCGAAGTTCCCCCGGGACGTGGATCTGGCGGGCCGCTCGCTGAGCGCGGTGCTCGGGGCGGGCGCCGCCGTGCGCAACCTGGGCGCCACCGCGTGGCAGGTCGCGGACGTGGGCGGTGGCCGCATCGACGCGTTCTGGCTCTACGGCGTGGATGACGTGAACCTGCTCGGCGCGACGTTGATCGCCCAGGAGGCGGGGGCGCGGGTGACGGACGTGGCGGGCCAGCCCTGGCGCGCCGGGGCCGCGAGCATCGTCGTGGCGGCGCCCTCGCTGCACGCGCAGATGCTCGCCGTGCTCCCGCGCGGGTGACGCGCCCTCATGGCTCCACCGTGCTGGGCAGCCGACCGCGATCCTTGGACACGGGCAGGTAGCACTTGCCCTGGTGCTCGGCCTGGACGGCGTTGCACGGCGGCCGTCGGCCCAGCTCGACCCAACACCCGCCGTTCATCTCCACCTCGTCGAGCTGGGGCTTGCAGGGCGCCACGGCCTGATTGCGGAAGGGCTTGTCGGGCAGCGGATAGGAAAGCGCGTCTGGCGACGGGGTCTCCGTGTCGACGAGGAAGGGCGCGTCCGGCGGAGCGTGGCGCCCGGTGGACTCGCCGCGCGAGGGCGCGGTGGGGGACAGGTGGAGCCAGATGACGCCCGCGATGAGCAGGACGAAGGCGATGGGCCGCGGGTAGCGGGCGAGCAGCACCCGCGCGCTGAGCGGCGAGGGCGTGAGCTGGGCGATGAAGCGCGGGCTGTGCTCCACGCGCTGGGCCACGGCCTTCATCCACGCGAAGATGTTGGCCAGATCCGGACCCGAGATGGGCGCGGTGGCGCCCTCGATGCGCAGCCGCAAGACGCTGGACGAGCGCTGGCAGGTGATGCGCACGTCGTAGTCGGCCGAGGGTTTCCAGAGCACCCGGTCACTGGGTTGGAACTCCAGGGCGGGCTGCCCGGTGTCCACCTGCCAGGCGTCATAGAGACGCCCGAGGTCGGGTCCGACCTCGTCATAACTCGCGCCGAGTTCGAAGCACTCGGGCCCGCCGCGCCTGCCCTTCTTCTCGTCCGCCACGGATGTCCCTCCCAGGCGCAGTTGGCCTCGAATTGACCTCCGGAGTCAAGTGCAATGGGGTGGCCTCCGGAGTCATACCCGGTTGACCTCGGAGGTCACGGGGCGTGTCAGGGCCTCGGGGTGAGGGTGAGGGTCACGGCGCCGGAGATCGTGCTGGCGCCCGCGTCGCTCAGGCAGTCGGTGAGGGCGCTGGGGGGGAGGACGACGATCTGCTCGACCCGGGCGCCCGCGAACAGGCCGGCGGTGACCTGGCCCGTGGAGACGACGAGGGACGCGCCATCCGGCTCCAGGGTGATGAAGGAGGTAACGGCGTAGGTGCTGGTTTGGCCGGTGTTCCACCGGAGGGTCTGGGCGAAGCGGGGCGTGCTGAGCAGGCAGCCCTGGACGGACGTGCCGGTGTCGGGGACGAACGTGGCGGACAGGAGCGTGGGGTAGGTCGCCGAGACACACCCGGTGAGCCAGCCGGTGGAGGTGGAGGTGACCGGACGCGGGGTGGCGGTGAGGCCAGGCGAGTAGGTGAGGGACACGGTGCCCCGGCAGACGATGTCGAGCAGGTCGAGGTCGCCCGAGTCGGTGCTTTCGATGAGCTCGGCGGGGGGCTCCTCCGACTGGAGGGCTTCTTCCTGGGACGTGAGGGCGCCCGTGGAGGCGAGGAGGGATGCGAGGGTCAAGCGGAGCAAGTGCATGCGGCCAGGATTGGAATGGCGCGCGACGCGGACAAGTTGTGGGGGCTTGGCGCTCGTTGGAGACGAACGGAGAGGTGTTACGGAA includes:
- a CDS encoding inositol monophosphatase family protein, producing MSDTLSNQELLTSMTQAAHALGDTLRTQPRPRGFRTRRELLAAFQAMDGPQQRWLRDRLSALQPEAVWADEMDGELPRTGYVWLSDPMDGAVQFMHGHTHWCVNLTLAKDLEPLATVLYHPALNETYAALRGHGATLNGQPLAPSDKTELSAAYVITSQSAHVAKFPRDVDLAGRSLSAVLGAGAAVRNLGATAWQVADVGGGRIDAFWLYGVDDVNLLGATLIAQEAGARVTDVAGQPWRAGAASIVVAAPSLHAQMLAVLPRG
- a CDS encoding TetR family transcriptional regulator, with product MARRKKPALSSRKQPQQERSERMVADILEASIRVLRREGALRFTTIRVAEEAGISVGSLYQYFPNKGALLFRLQRDEWAATFTLLDGLLFDLTRPPVERLRRAIQAFFRTEQEEAALRRALSDASALFEDAPEVQAHQARAQARVQQFFGEALPHRAPTEVAFLTDFFLLALGAIAEKVTDRKPSPRELERWTAATVELLCSHLERLQRPAD
- a CDS encoding NAD(P)-dependent oxidoreductase, which translates into the protein MRIAILGATGRTGRQLVRQALDRGHAVVALARRPESLAGLSAPGLEVVRADVFDPPSLQAAVRGADVLVSGLGLTKGDARGTLEAGARAVRDAGARRVVWLGALGTGDSRQAGGPLVSALLPLVLGAELPDKVRADDLVRAAGASVIHAGPLGNGPARGGGRLVPVAGLRARLLPPGISRADLAALMLDEAESPRFPGATAVALRTP